A segment of the Amycolatopsis thermophila genome:
GCGGCTCGACCTGGCCGGAGTCCCGCACGGCGTCGAGCACCGCGACGGCGGTGGACAGGGCGTAGGCGACCTCCTGCGTCGGCGTCGCGCCCGCCTCCTGCAGGTGGTAGCTGCAGATGTTGATCGGGTTCCACTTCGGGATGTGGTGCACCGTCCAGGCGATCACGTCGGTGATCAGCCGCAGGCTCGGGGCGGGCGGGAAGATGTGGGTACCGCGGGAGAGGTACTCCTTGATGATGTCGTTCTGCGTGGTGCCGGTGAGCTTGGCGAGCACCTCGTCGCGGTCGCGGCCCTCGGCGTCGGCCTGCTCCTGCGCGACGGTGACGTAGAGCGCGAGCAGCCACATGGCCGGCGCGTTGATCGTCATCGAGGTGTTGGCCTCGGCCAGCGGGATGCCGGCGAAGAGGCGCCGCATGTCGCCGATGTGCGAGACGGGGACGCCGACCTTGCCGACCTCGCCCTTGGACAGCGGGTGGTCCGGGTCGTAGCCGGTCTGGGTGGGCAGGTCGAAGGCGACCGACAGGCCGGTCTGGCCCTTGGCGAGGTTGCGGCGGTACAGCTCGTTGGAGGCCGCGGCCGACGAATGCCCGGCGTACGTGCGCATCACCCAGGGGCGGTCCCGCTCGCGATCCGTGGGGTAGGGCATCGGTGCACCTCCAGATGGACGACACCAGGAGCGTACTTGCCGGTAACTCTCTCGCGCAGCACCGCAAGGACGCACGTCACTGGGCGCGAAATCCACCTGACCCCATTGTGGGCGCCGGGTTAGCCTCGGGGATGTGACGTGGAGCCTGTATGCGAGCTACCTGGTGTTCGTGGTGCTGATCGCGATCGCGCCGGGGCCGGACACCATGGTCGTGCTGAAGAACGCCCTCTCGGGCGGGGCGCGCGGCGGGTTGTACGCGTGTTCGGGCATCGCGCTCGGCAACTTCGTGCAGGCCACCGCGGTCGGGCTCGGGCTGGGTGCGCTGATCGTGCGGTGGCAACCGGTGTTCGAGACCGTCCGCTGGGCCGGTGTGGTGTACCTGTGCTGGCTGGGGTTCCAGGCGCTGCGCGGGGCGTGGCGCGGGGACTACGCGGCGCTGGACGCGCTGGAGCGCCGCCGGGCGACCGGGTTCCGCCGGTGGCGGGAGGGGTTCCTGTCGAACATCACCAACCCGAAGGTGCTGGCCTTCTACCTGTCCGTGCTGCCGCAGTTCCTCGACCCGGCGACCACCGGCGCGGGCGACGCGCTGCTGCTGGCCTACACCGTGCTGGTCGTGGGGACCGTGTGGCAGCTGGGGCTGCTGCTGGTGGTGCACCGGGTGAACGCCTGGCTCCGCCGGCGGCGCGTGCGCCGCACCATGGACGCCGTGACGGGCACGGCGCTGATCGGGTTCGGGATCGCGCTGGCGGCGGACTGAGTTCAGAGCAGGGCCGGGAGGTCGACCGTGACCTCGAACGGCTCGGTGACGGTGACCTTGCCGGTGTCCACGCCCGCCGAGGCGTAGGCGCGAGTGGTGGGGTCGAGCCGGTAGCGGAAGAGGGACGGCTCGCGCCCGTCCAGGCCCTCGACGCGCCAGAAGTGCGGAATCCGCGCACCGGCGTACTCGGCGGGTTTGTCGGTCTGGTCAGCGGTGACCGACCCGGGCGACATCACCTCGACGACCAGAAGGCAGTGCTGCGGCCGGAGCACCGCGTCCTCGTCCAGTGACGAGCTGAACACCACGAGACCGGGCCTGCGGTTGAGCAGCGGAAGATCCCGGAGGCGGAGATCGACATCAGTGGCAACGGCCCACTCGTCAGTCGTGGCTTCCTCGAGGACGTTGGCCAACCGGCGAGCGAAGATCTGATGCACCCGGCGGGGGGCCGGAGCCACGACAATGGCTCCATCGACGATTTCCAGACTGCGGCACACTTCCTCCGGAAGGGCTTCGTAGTCTGCCGCCGTCAAACCGCCGGGCGGGAGCACCATCCACTCGGGCAGCGCCGTCATCCGACCCCCAAACCCTGAGATCCTGGTCCGAGGCTACTTGACATCCAACAACGCCGGAAGTAGAGGCGCGCTCAGGAGCGCTCCGCCGCGCCGATCACCCTCTCCACGCGCGCGCCCAGCCGGTTCAGGTTCTCCACGAAGTACGGGTACCCGCGGTCGATGTGGAACACGTCCCAGATCTCGGTGATCCCGTCGGCGCACAGGCCGGCCAGCACCAGGCCCGCGCCGGCGCGGATGTCGGACGCCCAGACCGGCGCGCTGGACAACCGGTCGACCCCGCGGACCACCGCGTGGTGCCCGTCGGTGCGGGCATCGGCTCCCAGGCGCACCATCTCTTCGATGAACCGGAACCGCGCCTCGTACACGTTCTCCGTGATCATCGACGTCCCTTCGGACACCGCGGACAACGCGACCGCGAACGGCTGCAGGTCCGTGGCGAACCCCGGGTAGGGCAGGGTCACGAAGTCGACCGCCTTGGGCCGGTCGTTCTGCACGACCCGGAACCCGCTCTCGTCGAACGTGGTCACCTCGGCACCGGCCATGCGCAGCTTCTCCAGCACCAGGTCCAGGTGGTGCGGGTTGACGCCCTTGACCGTCAGGTCGCCGCGGGTCATCGCCGCGGCGAACGCCCACGTCGCACCCACGATCCGGTCGCCGATCACGCGGTGCTCGGTCGGGTGCAGCTCGGACACGCCGTGCACGGTCAGCGTCGACGTGCCTGCGCCCTCGATCTGCGCGCCCATCTCGTTCAGCATCACGCAGATGTCGACGATCTCCGGCTCGCGTGCCGCGTTGTCGATCACCGTCGTGCCCTGCGCCAGAACCGCCGCCATCAGGATGTTCTCGGTCGCGCCGACGCTCGGGAAGTCCAGCCAGATCTGCGCGCCCTTGAGCTCGTCGGCCTTGGCCACCACGCAGCCGTGCTCGATGGTGCTCGTCGCGCCGAGCGCCCGCAGCCCGT
Coding sequences within it:
- a CDS encoding LysE family translocator produces the protein MTWSLYASYLVFVVLIAIAPGPDTMVVLKNALSGGARGGLYACSGIALGNFVQATAVGLGLGALIVRWQPVFETVRWAGVVYLCWLGFQALRGAWRGDYAALDALERRRATGFRRWREGFLSNITNPKVLAFYLSVLPQFLDPATTGAGDALLLAYTVLVVGTVWQLGLLLVVHRVNAWLRRRRVRRTMDAVTGTALIGFGIALAAD
- a CDS encoding Uma2 family endonuclease translates to MTALPEWMVLPPGGLTAADYEALPEEVCRSLEIVDGAIVVAPAPRRVHQIFARRLANVLEEATTDEWAVATDVDLRLRDLPLLNRRPGLVVFSSSLDEDAVLRPQHCLLVVEVMSPGSVTADQTDKPAEYAGARIPHFWRVEGLDGREPSLFRYRLDPTTRAYASAGVDTGKVTVTEPFEVTVDLPALL
- the murA gene encoding UDP-N-acetylglucosamine 1-carboxyvinyltransferase; the protein is MSEHFDVHGGARLVGEVEVVGAKNSVLKLMAAALLAEGTTTITNCPQILDVPLMADVLRSVGCEVVLDGDTAKITTPSELSHRADSPAMGKLRASVCVLGPLVGRLKRAVVALPGGDAIGSRPLDMHQNGLRALGATSTIEHGCVVAKADELKGAQIWLDFPSVGATENILMAAVLAQGTTVIDNAAREPEIVDICVMLNEMGAQIEGAGTSTLTVHGVSELHPTEHRVIGDRIVGATWAFAAAMTRGDLTVKGVNPHHLDLVLEKLRMAGAEVTTFDESGFRVVQNDRPKAVDFVTLPYPGFATDLQPFAVALSAVSEGTSMITENVYEARFRFIEEMVRLGADARTDGHHAVVRGVDRLSSAPVWASDIRAGAGLVLAGLCADGITEIWDVFHIDRGYPYFVENLNRLGARVERVIGAAERS